In Rhodamnia argentea isolate NSW1041297 chromosome 5, ASM2092103v1, whole genome shotgun sequence, the DNA window AACTTGTCACTCGTCCCCCCTAACCCATGCCCGCCGCGTCACCCTCCACGTGTCAGCGTCGCTCCGAGGACGACAGCGGCAGTTCGGTTGGCTCGCCGCTTCGGCCTCTCTATAAATCCACCCCCTCGCCGAGGTAAACTGGCCATCATTTGAATGTGGTGGTTCGACGTTGCATGTACGGAAGACACGTAACGCCAACAGTGAGAGCTTGCAGAGGGTTTGACAAGAGAGGGATCAGGAAGATGTCGTCCCAGCAGGAGAGGGAGGAGCTCGACCGCCGCGCACGGCAGGGCGAGACGGTGGTCCCCGGTGGCACCGGCGGCAAGAGCCTCGAGGCGCAGGAGCACCTCGCGGAAGGTAAATGCTCTTGACCCGTTGACCAGAATAGTTTCGTGATCCCCCATATTTGATTTCCCTTGTTCCAAGATATAGGTCAAACGCaccccaaaagaaaaacttttacagtttctttttggttttaattACTCGGACGTACCCCGTGAGTTATTTAGTTCTTTTGAATTAGAAATCACTCCCTTTTGACGGATTTATTtacctcttgttttttttttcctcgttttccttttgttgactGGTGTTATAATTTGTAGGGAGACACAAAGGAGGGGAGACGAGGAAGCAGCAGATAGGGCCGGAAGGGTACCAAGAGATGGGCCGCAAGGGCGGCCTGAGCACCACCGAAGAGTCCGGCGGACGGAGGGCGGCTCGCGAGGGCATCCCGATCGACGAGTCCAAGTTCAAAACCGGGAGCCAGAGTtaaaaacgaaggaaaaaaagataagagattAGGGTTTGCGGACTGTCGAGATCGTGTCTGGTTTTTCGTTTTTTTGCGCTGTTCGAGGAGCGCAGCGCTTTTGGTCGTTGTGTATTTGCGCTTTCTTGATCGGCGGACAGGGCAAATCACCGTAGGTTAACTGTACTCTCTGTTCGCCTTGTTTGTTGCTGTGATCTGATCTGAATGGTTCTTTTTTCCGAACTTTGTCGGAATCGTCTCGTTCGCTATTCACGTGATTGCATGCCTTGCACGTGCAATGCCAAAGTTGAAAAGCCATAATACCGAGAGTGGGAAAAAGTCCTCGTTCTTTCTACGGCCCGCTTCCGTGGACTGCTTCTATTGCGAAATGAAAAGGAGATCGGTTTAGAACGAACTATGATCGGAATACCAAAGATAAGGGATGGTCACCTCAAAGTgaaaaacttgaaattgtcGATTGAGGGTTCCAGTTTAGACGTCTGGTCTCGTATGATATCTTTCATCGGATTCCCTTGAGCTCTCTTCATGGGGAGAACAAAGGAGGAGTTACAGACAATCCAACCATATATTACTTCGTGAATTTGGTATGGTCAACATATGTTTCTAACTGATTTTGTTTCCTATTTAAAATTATGGGAAtgtcacgaaaaacttcaatcGTTAcgcctataacaaatttattcgaaactaatttttttaccatcaaaatctttgataaatttaccttacaTTAGAATTTATCTTATATTACAAATTTATCCTACATTAGAATTTATCTTATATTAAATTTCATTTAAGCTTAGTAGGCCGATCTTCGAGAAGATCCAACTATCGAAtcggacaaaaaagaaaaggtattCTATCCCCTAGGTGGCAAAGCAGCCTTTAGAGTTTCGAGTAGAGCTCGCTTCCTCACTCGTTGAGAGAAGGTGAGCAGAACCTTGTATAGGTTGGGCAAAGCTTGAAGAAGCGAGCCCCTTTCAGAGAAAGCCATTGTGCGCTAGCCTAGCTAGCTAACTTCAGTTAGCTGTTATCTTAGTTGTAGCGCGCCTTCCCTAGGGCCGTGACTCAACTTCCGTAGCTCCTTGTTAGGAAATTGGTCCTCGACTTCGAGGATTCCCCAATGATTGGGAGGATTTCCTTTCCCTCACACAACGATTGGAAAAtccatttgaaaatcaaaagggttaatatcacaaaaaaagtaTAGACAAACTCtttctaaactagtacacatccGATAAATTTACTTTGAATAAGCCTCTGATAAATTTTTCCCCAACCAATGTCTACACATaacttttgggtaaatttatcggaAATGTACCGATCTATAGTATATTAATTCGGGTAAATTTATAAAAGATGTATCGGTTTATGGTAAATATATCATTGATGTatgagtttagggtttttacgcggtattaaacttttaattttcacATGAACCTATCAGCAATgtaatggtaaaatttaacagagATTAACAAATGATAAGTTTGTCATATGTattaaatttgaggtttttacggTAAAAAATacgataaatttgtcacgttaatactagtttggaattttttgtggtattgacCAAACTACTCTATGTTATGTTTCCTTCTATTGCGgaacctcaaaaaatgaaatgtgCCAGCTCGGCCCACATTCGTCGTGCATGGCACCATGGCGGCCCGTTCCAATTGTGGAGCGACCAGTGCTTAGCACCGACCGTCGAGCCGAAAGGGACAGGCCCAAAATTTGAGAAGAAGGCCTAGGCCATTTGGGCCCCATCATCTGGCCCCACCAAACACGAGCCTCGTCTCGTGTGGGCCAAGCCTTGTAGAAGTCCAGCCTGGCCCATTTGATACCAGTTTAACGCCTGTACGCGATTTGTATTCTTGAGCTTTGATTTGGGATGCTATGTAAGACGTTAGTGCCTCCCCCGCGGCTAGGAAAAGAGTAATAATCCTTTGCGTGTCATGTAAAATGTATTAACTAGCTGCAAAATCACTCGAACATAACAAAAGATATTACTCTCTGCTATGGCCCGACCTAATGCATCTACGTTGTTTGGTGTTTGCATTTATAATCAAGATAAGGCTGAATACGATAGGATATAAAATCCATGAATTTTTCTATATTCTTAATATTATTTGGTGAATTATAGCAATAAATACGCATATTTTCATATTCTACCATATGCATTATTTGGTAGGAATTGTATATTTTATTGTCAATGAATCTCCCAcgatttgtttcaaaaaataaaaataataattttccgCTATTCACTGTTAAATTAATCACAAATGGACACACGGAGACAAGCTCCAATAATAAACATGATTATTGTAGGATCTAAACTTTAAACAGCAAAGGAGTTGAGTTTAACATTTTAGAGCCAAAGGTTCAACTACGACAAAATATAAACACGCTACGGAGACATCGACAAGATCAATCCGCCATCGGATACCAAACTAGTAGGAGAAAAAAATACACAGTCATTTGCCTTcacaattcaaaaaatatatattgagaTTCGACTCCCACGCCGCTTTCTTAATGTTTCGACGTGAACTAGAGCGTACGAAGTATAGTGAGCTTTTACTTTCTTTATGCTTTCATGAACCGTCGACACGACCCGGAGAGTCACGAAGGCGAAGGAGGTTTCAACTTTCTTGTTACTTTCACGAACCTCCGACGTGACCCAAAGAGTTacaaaagagaagaagtttCGATTCTCTTACCCGCGATTAGCTTGAAGGATTCGAGAAGGTATTGTTATTCAGCTCATGTGATATCCATCAAGCtcaatgaaaaaatgatttcttatgaaaaatcgtaatataatataatatcttGTCCCTAGGAAAACATCTTCAAAGTACACCGATTAGTTACAAAAGGACTTTTGTTTAGTGAGCATACGGGGAACTTCGATGGGAACCAAAGAACCATGGACAAGAATCGTGAACCAGAATAATggaggagaagagaaaagagagctAGGGCCTTTTAGAAATCTCCTTGCCCCTCATTTTAGACAATTAAAaatgttgcgcggaacaagcgatcgaacaataaatagatagaataagaaaacTAATCAGATACCatatgtacgtggttcggtcgtagagacctacgttcaCGGGGAGAGTAGCAacaaattccactatagaacgagcgatacacgagattgcaaaccacactcgagttacttaaacactctcggtatttcccagccccaattacattcaagaacgcataTAGTGTTTAGATCTCAATTCATAGCAAAataatctcgcaaaggaattacacaaatctaacctcaaaatttaattggcttcaacatttgaattcttgatgtaattccacgaataAAACAAAGTCCCATTGTCAAGCACTCGCTTAGAAACGACGCTTCAAGAACTCTTGTAATCCAACTTGCGGTGATCATTTATATATACGAAACCTACTTGACCGAACATAGGTCTTGAAGTCTaagtttgactttttcaatTCTGGGTGTCACTTTCACATGAAAAAATGATATCTACAGTGGATTTAAGTAACCATAATAGATAACGATTAAAATATTTCCTTAACTTTTAATTCTCCTCCCTTTTTATGACCTTAGActtttctcttgttctttttttttttttttcatgataacaGTCCAACATATCTTCGGACCCCATCATGCCAATATATCACCGACTGCAATAAGGAACAGCTTTCATTCTTAATCAAGATTCGGATAATATTTAACTTTATCTTGAGTCGGATTTCGTCAACAGGCTTCAACTCGAGACACAATTTCAataatctccaccttggctcgacgtttgagccaaatCACAATCGCTTCGCTAGTATCCAAACTCCACCACTACTACTCTCCCACATCCCctatgggctcaaccgccacaaaTATCGTCTAAGTCTaagccgcgcttgaacttcgtCATAACCGTGAACCTCATTAGAATACCAACTCTACATGCACTTTTAATTGCTCCACAATAACTTTCTGATTAACCACATATAAAGCAAAACCTTCATTACATCTATATCTATCATAAGATCGAATATGTACCTTGTCGATATCGACAATTAAAGCAACCGTTGGCTATATAGGCTCCACCTCGCCATAAGCATCATCTATGTCAATTATTGCGCTAGTATTCGCTACCTCATGAGTTTTtagttgcaactccaccttaAGTTGAACACCGTCCATATCCATATGAACACCGCTATAATCACTCATAGCCTGAAGTGctggagactcgtcaaacgTAACTTCTCCGTTGATGACAGATGAGTTTAATTCCcggcaccacaaccgataaccttgctcaccttgtgcatagccTAGGAACATGCACTTCTTTGCACTTCCATggagcttaccatcactaacTCGAATATAACATGGgcaactaaatattataagaaCAGAATAATTAACAATGTTACCTGACCATACTTCTTCGAGAGTCCGATATTCAATGCACAATCGATGGGAATTTATTTATCGGGTATCTCACCATACTAAGCACATCGCCTACAGACctcctagccataccagcactagataGCATTTTATGGGCTGTTTATAGTAATGTTCTGCTTATCAATTATGCAATATGTTGTGATTCATTGGCACTAGTGCGATGTCTCACTATGCCTTCTTTCATGCAGAAGTCATTTAACAGCTCcgagcaaaactccatgcttTTGTCGGTTCGTACATGCTCGATTGTTTTACTAATCTCCTTTTTGATCAAAGCTTTCAACCAACTGATCCCGACAataacatcaaacttgtgcctaaACACAAACACCTAGGTTCTCCTCGAGTAGTCGTTAATAATTGTTAGTATAAATCTGGCACTCTTTCTCGAAAGAAACCGCGACAACCCGCAAACATCCAAGTGAAGTAATTTTGCAATTTCTGTGGTTTCTTTGATAGTCGCACTATATTGTACTCTCCGCCATTGATCTAAATCACAACACCTGCATACATTCGGTCTGTCGGCACTATAACCACAcgataaatttttttcacttagaACCTTCGAGCTTCTCTCGCTAATGTGTCCCAAATGCATATGCCACAATTTAGACTCTCGAACGGATGCATTTGACGTCTCTCGGGCGAATTCTGTCATTGTCCCATCTTAAAGCTCATACAGGCCATTATGCTTGATTTCTTTCATTATCATCAAGCCACCTCAAACAACCTTCAAAATTTCACATTCTCAAGAATACCGACACCTAGCTAAATCCATGACACTCAAggaaatcagatttttcttcaactccgGAACATGCCTAACTCCAATTAATATTCTCACAATACCGTCATGCATTCCGATTCTAACATCACCATCACCTATAACATCGCATTCAGCGATGTTCCCCGTCCGCACTTTACTATTATCCATGCATTGATAAGTAGTAAACTagttcctatttggtgtagcGTGAAACGAACAACcggaatccataatccatccattAAACGACGAATCATTAGTGACAGACAATACAACATCAATATTATCCGAGTTACCATTAGCTATAGCTGCAACATCATTCGTAGATTTAGCTCTAATTCCCTTGTTCATTTCGTGTTTCAGCTTAAAACAATTCTTTCTAAGATGCAATCTCTTGTCATAGTTCCAACAAACAGCATCACCGGCCCTAGATCGATTGCGTCTATTTGAATTCATACTACTTCTGCTAATACGAATAccggttcttcctctattttcacctactaaagcagtagatacagattcaccagattctcttctacggatgtttTCACTtagaattaaatctcgaatcccatcaaacgtcaaacttgttgatcCGGAGAAATTACTAACGGCAATAAATGTAGTATTCTAACTACCAAGCAATGAGgaaaatagaatcaaagcacatacatcatcttcaaagtcaatatcaattgAACTCAATTAGCTAACGAttacattgaattcattgatatgattagtaatcGACGCATCtttgctcatcttcaaattaaatagacgTTGCATCAAATATACATTGTTGATCGCAAAAGGCTTCTCGTATATATCCgatagggctttcatcaaacccgcagtgatCTTTTCTTTGACAATATTAAATGCGACGTTATGAGCCAACGTCGCCCGAATAACACCCATCGCTTGTTTATCCAacaattcccaatcagcttgcttcattgtccctggtttctccccggacagGGGCAAGTACAActtcaaatattttcactttaatttcttttgtcgccatcgattcgcttaaACTCAAACAAGCCTAGCTCCGGTAttaattgttgcgcggaacaagcgatcgaacaataaatagacagaaaaagaaaattaatcaaaCACAAAGTGTACGTGATTCGGTTGTagagatctacgtccacggggagaacAACAAGAAATTTCACTGTAGAACGAGTGAAACACGAGATTAtaaaccacactcgagttactcaaatATTTTCAATGTTTCCCAGcctcaattacatccaagaacgcacataATATTTAGCTTTCAATTCCTAATaaaataatctttcaatctcgcaaaggaattacacaaatctaacctcaaaaTTTAATCtgctttgacacttgaattcttgatgcaattccacgaacaaaacgaAGTCCCAATGTCAAGTACTTGCTTGGAAACGGAGCTTCGAGAACTCATGTAATCCAACTTGCGGTGATAATTTATATATACAAAACCTACTTGACCGAATATAGGTCTTGAAGtccaagtttgactttttcaattctggacgTCACTTCCACATGAAAAAAGGATATATACAATTGATTGAAGTAaccataatagataacaattaAAAGATGTCCTTATCTTTTAATTCTTCTCCCTTTTTATGACCTTAGActtttctcttgttctttttttcatgaTAACAGTCCAACATATTTTCGGACCCCATCGTGCCAGTAAATCACCGACTGCAACAAGGCACAGCTTCCATTCTTGATCAAGATTCGGATAATATTCAATTTTATCTTGAGTCGAATTTCGTCTAATgagcttaaactcgagacacaatTTCAACAAGAAAGATGTTTTTCAAGTTGAATTATTCATTTGAAATATGGATTGTTCTACTTCGTTTTTGTTTActagtttttattattttccccatctcatctatttatttttggtacCCTAACTTCATTCCTTAATACatgaataaaaaagaagatttttttttcttgttttgttattttgaatttttctttttttagtgccACAATTTAATCATATTTATTAATCTAAGAAAtgtgttattcgagaaaaacaACTTTAATACTACGGACGCAAGAGCTCCTATCCACCTTTTTCTATCCCCGCATATGAGATATTTCCGTTCGTGATCTTATGTCCAGCCTTATCCCTAACATGAACCGAACACAAAATAGGATAAATTAACTAGAATTGTACAATACTCAGAATCCACGTTCTCaaataggggtgtcaaaaaagatCGCACCGACTAGATCAGGCCtgaaaatttatcataattttttgcCTTTCGAGCCAGCTTGGTATCGTTAGGATCGGGGCCGGGTTGGGTCGTGCCGGGCAGGCTAggttctcaaattttttttttaccagcgttttctttttaatttaatttaatttaatttttatttttttcattcgaCGAAGATATCAAGTGATTATgattccaaaaaaaaggaaaaagaaactgacccgacccgacctgaATAGGGTTCGGGTCGGACTAGGTACTGTTCAGTTTCGGGCCGGGTCTCGCTATTATCAAATACGTTTTAATGGACATGAAGTACCCACGCAATCGTGGTTTACGAGTTCAGGCTGGGCTGGTGCGGCCCGAAGGATTATGGGCCCCTGGCGCAGGTACGGTCCGCCTGACAAAGGGGCCGGCCCGCCCGTTTGTCATCCCTGCCAAAACGGCAAACTTCAGTAGGGTTTCAATTCGAAACCCCCGCCACGCCATGTCCGAGTTTCCCAAAAATTGGCGGGACGGAGCAGATCACCAGCTTCACTTCACAGTCTCTCACGACACAATCTTGCGTGCCCTCGTTTGGGAACCCGAGTCGAGACGGTCGGGCTTGTGATCCAGCTCCGCGGCAATGTCCCCCGGGGTTCGGCATCTAAATGTCCTGGGCGAGTTCAAGCCCTTCGGTTTGGTGGCCGAAGCGCTTGACGGCAAGCCCCAGGACGACTCCGCCGACAAGTACGATTACTTCCTTTTCGACTCCAATGTCGCTCGAGAAGCAGGTAAAAGCGCCTCGACGAGCGGCTTCGGCGATCACGAGATTTTCATAAGAGGGAACAGGTAAATAGCAGTTCATTCGCCGgatcattttttgcttttggcGTCTCGGTGATGCTATTGAGATCGAATGTTGGATTTTGTCACAGTAATATATCGTCATTCTTAAAAAAGTACGCGACGGAAATGATGTTTCTTCGAGTTTACTCAATTgaattataattttaaaaaataacttggGTATAACATATTATTTTTCAGGTAAGGCCAAGGTATAGGCTTAAATCATTTACCACATAAAATTTGGTACTTTGTCGTTAGTTCAGAAAACAGACAAGAGATGCAAGTTTATTGAAAATCACGCTAGTACCTGATCGGACCCAAAGGCCGGTACCGGTACATGAGAAGCACATTAAAACTGTCATCGTACTGTCCATATGTTTGGGAAAAGTGAAGTTAGGAGTGCTTTTAGTGTGTTTATGAGAGTGAGAGTTCCCACTAGCTGGCCCCTGAAGTGAAGGATCTTATTGATGACTACATTGATTTTGCTTGTTTCTCTGGCTTGTTCATATCCCTTTCTAAACCCGTATCTCCATCATCAACATCATGCTTGATGAATTTACTGgtagaaaatctttttttccctaaaagaCGGGACATTCATGAACTCACAAATATTAGTGGTGGAGGAGTCCTGTATACGGAGGAAGATGACTCACTTGAGCTTTACAAATTTATCTGAGGAAATATGTCAGGCTAAGTAACGTATGCTCATATTACGATATACGTTTGAAAACGTTCTGGTGTAATATTACACTTTTCAACccaatcaaatattaaaaaacggAACTCCGCTTTTTATTAGTGTTTAGGGAgtacttccttttgttttggtcTTTCTGATGCTATGAATAGGGCAAATTTTTGGCAGTAATGCTGGCGTGTTTTTGTTGTTCTACTGAATTAAATGCTAAAAGGGAATTGGACACCTTGAGTTTTGCCACCGCTAGTACATAGAGCAGCAGTaatcttacttttctttttctaacttGCTGCGGACAGGATCATATGGACTACAGGTTCACGAGTTTATAAAAGATTCACAGTAGCCTCTCCAGTCATCACGGTATGTCAGATGTCTAAGCAATCAATATCATCAATACACTTGCTTATGTGCCTATGATGTCAACTGTCTGACTTTGCCAGACCCTTTTCATGTACTTCATAGTTCCCAGAACCCTCAAAAGAAGTGATTTTGGATCTAGAAATGTAGAGCACATAATAATTCAGCAAGGATTTATGCTTTGTGCTGTTAGGTCATGAAATTGATGGCACTGATACTCTTTCACCATGGAAGAGAGGGATGCAAAGTGGTAGTTTTGAAAGTAGAGGATGCAAGGTGGTGTTGGGGCGAAATGTGTGGAGGGTGTTtgatattttctcattttatcaCATAAAGGCCAGACTCTTTGGACTAGTATATAGGGATGACATCATTACTAATGTGCAATAAGGTGTCTTCTGATGACTAAGGCTCTCAAGATAGTAAATTTCAAAGGTTTTAGATAGTCTTGAACTGGAACTACAATCTACTTTTATTTCGACCCACGAGCTATTCAAGTCAACCCTTTTAATTGGATATAAGAGGGCAGTCATCCTTGTTGTCATAAGAAAATGAATATTCTTCTATTCTTTCCGTTATAAATTGTTTACTCAGGATGGACCTGTTTGTTGCTCCATTAGCTGTTTAACTTTCCATCCATTCCTAAATTTTATGGTCAGCGACACACAAAATAAAACCCGTATAAGTTTCACGAATTATAAATCATGTGTCCTTTAAGTCCTCAATCAGAGGTCTAATGCGACAAAGTTCTACTCGGCATTGGAACAATCCATGGATTAAAGCAACTCAGGTGAAGTCTCCATTGCACTAAGTTTGCAGTAATGAAAATGATTGATTGCGTATTCTCAGTCTACTCTGTGCTTCAGAGGGATAGCTATTGTTTCCTCTATTTTGCTTTACATTTCTTCCCCGTTGAACCACCTGCTAACTTTCTCTGCATATGATTTTGAGTTTCTATAATGAATTATTCAAATACCGTCTTAATCCTTCTCAAGATCTCTCATGTACTTTCTTTTGCTCAATTTTGCTTTATCTCCTATGGAGTCCattgttttttctcttgatCTTTATTGAATCTGCAGAGTTGATGTTATTTGACAGTTAATTCCTACTATCTTTCTGTTCCTATGAGAACTAGCTTTTTATCGCTAAGCATTTCTTGTGATTGTTGGTATTATTCAATTTTAGGCATGCTGGTGTCACCTGGGTGATATGGGTGAGGCGCTCCTCTGTGTCTTGCAAGCCGATTCTTTGACAGTCTATAATGCTTCAGGTCAGTAGGAAACGCTGTTCAGTAAATGTATTTCCTGGGGTCTGTTTGTTTCGAGGACTTTGGATATTGCTAGACAGTGTTTtccaatgcaaatatttttcgaggAAATGGTATTAACTTTTCATGTTTGGTGGGAATCTTCAAATGAGCTAGAACTCATTTTCCTATATTTGTAACAGCCTTCAGGAAGaccttgaaaaatgtttttggcAAATAATATGGGTTCATGCACAACCTAGGACCCCTCGGGGCTTGATACACCAACCCTTGGAGTCAGGACCTAGTTGTCGGGATTAGGACCCATTGAGGATGGTCCAGGAACCGCACCTTTAGGACCTAGCGGCTGGGTTAGGGGCCTCAGCCCCTGGACTTAGGACTCTGGGATTCAGTGTGGGGTTCTCGGTCAGCCTGCTTATGCTTGAATCTGGGCTCTCGAGGGCGTCCCTGGGCCCTCAGTTCTGACGGTTGGGGTCCCAGATCCTAGTTTGTATAGCCTAGGGTCTTGGATCCTGAAATTGGGGTCTTGGATTTAGCCCTTTGAGTCTCGGGTCTAGGTGCCAGGTCTTTGATCCAGCCCTTGGATGCTAGATGCAGGGTACAGGCTTTGGCTGTGGGGATTCTGGGTCCAAGAGCTGGAGACTCGGGTGAGGGGTCTGGCATTGGGTTCTGGGATCATGGATTAGGTCCTGGATCCAGCATTCAGGTGTTGGGATCTCAAGTTCGGTCTTGGGGTTCTCCTGTCCGAGCTCTGGGCTCGTGGTTCGGACATCATGCAATATGCATGAGCATTGCTTTAGAGGAGGTAGAGTTGGATTCTCTATTGAATTCCGGTTTTATAGaatgaaatatttttagaaaCTCACGTATAGACTTTTGtgatcacaaagtattttcattcacTAATTTTTCCTAGCAATGCCACTCATAGTATATTAGGTTCTCTATGGGATTGACTGCCAACATAAAAAGCAACTTCTTTAGAGGGTATTGTGGTAGTACATTTCAGATCCATGTGGCCTGGTTTGAGATGGCAATAACTGATGTTGCTCAATCAGAGGACAAATAGAAGTTTTAATCTTAATTTTGCAGATGTCCTTGCACATGTGAAGCCATAATGATATTCGTTGACGGCGACTAAGCCCATTTTTGAAAGCTTTACGAACTTTGTCTTCCCCCCTTCTAATTTGAATGATTGCCTCTATGGATCTTAAAGActtctttcattttaaaatcCACTTTGGGTTCTTTTTGCATAGGTGAAGTCGTGACGATCCCCCTTCCTCAGTCCATCTCTTCAATTTGGCCTCTTCCATTTGGTTTACTGCTGGAGCAAGCTGCAGAAGGAGACTTCTCACATAACATCCATTTCTCATCATCAATCCTTTCATCTGGTGCTTGTGACACTTCGCACCCTAGAAGAGAAATTGGACATAGTCCGCAAAGTAATTTTAGTTGCATGAGTCCATTCGTTAACGTACTGAAGGGAGATACAGCTTTGTTGTCTTCACATTTGATTCTCAAGGATCCAATGGAAGATCCACAAGTATGATCTCCTCTTGAATTTTTCTGTTGTGGAAAACTTGTTtcctttatttgattatttcagTTTGCTGAATAATAGCTGTATCGTACTTCTTTCTGTTGCTAATTACTCTTTATGTCCATCGTCTAGTTTGTGTATGTTGAAGACAGAGGAAAACTTAC includes these proteins:
- the LOC115743820 gene encoding em protein H5-like, with product MYGRHVTPTVRACRGFDKRGIRKMSSQQEREELDRRARQGETVVPGGTGGKSLEAQEHLAEGRHKGGETRKQQIGPEGYQEMGRKGGLSTTEESGGRRAAREGIPIDESKFKTGSQS